The following are from one region of the Heliangelus exortis chromosome 2, bHelExo1.hap1, whole genome shotgun sequence genome:
- the TBC1D31 gene encoding TBC1 domain family member 31 isoform X1, with product MERCDLSGRQQGAIWHRRPGLGARRGVIVNIIHSVKGYHSKTIHFMNVAFDSTGDALLAGDHQGNIYVFDLNGNRFNLVQRTMQASTALAFNLRRKTEFLVALADYSIKCFDTETKELVSWMRGHDSSVSSISVHGSGRYAITTSTDTAQLWDLDTFQRKRKLNVHQSVGIQKVFFLPLSNTILSCFKDNSVFAWEFDTLHCKYRLPTPVEGSVLLYKVFAVTRDGRIFVAGGKSNHLHLWCLESKQLIRIIQMPAKVRAVRHLEFLPDSFDGGSNQVLGVLSQDNIMRFINIETCKLIFETGSDEEGISTAAISPNGRYIAAVMENGSLNLYSVQALTEEGNKPAPPIFKVIEDGSRCTSEANKLTMRVTSGRSERPGKSKSSKIQTKLMKLQVNTPLENKENELPGGLNKKRLQALLKGFGEYPAKYRMFVWRSLLQLPENHLAFSSLIDKGIHSAFVNIQNEYPIKSRKLLRVLQRTLSALAHWSDIFAETPYIPLLAFPFVKLFQNNQLVCFEVVATVVVNFCQHWFEYFPNPPVTVLSMMENVLAHHDKELLHHLLKYSVTSQVYAWPLLETLFSEVLTREEWLKVFDNIFSNHPSYFLMIVVAYIIRSRVPLLHCNQRADFEYFFHHRNNLDINAVIKEAYHLMETTPLDIHPQQMLDDFIPLTKGQYPVFNKYPKFIPDYQTQEVERIRQDEIEYLRERHLAHELEAKAEDETWYRKQELLREAEEQRRKMLLEEEKLAEQRKRLAAVKRELRVKELQFLDASRRHFLKHHQDQHQSELRHRDDEIARKVSMREQETAAAVQDVEVRRMELESQRQLFEQDRIKDQEAVTKEMKEEVDACQRKMDLEDHHIQRLMGKDREGKQKSQRVAEENLAKVQQKHTGTGWRLQALQKLRHSYGDCEKHYEEIAKLLHDNRVKEAELLKAMREAEEKKWEEIIRTKDQLEDEQKAAAATDEHRKQFLEDRVNDALELSEKLQREDDYFERLHGLKAGGTERGVELHQVPRSGNIYLNDFFASESSSHNRKREELACQERELMAEVRQLRQKLISQARARRPPTCFQATKWTP from the exons ATGGAGCGCTGCGACCTGAGCGGCCGCCAGCAAGGAGCCATCTGGCACCGCAGGCCCGGACTGGGGGCGCGGCGGGG AGTTATAGTAAACATAATTCATAGCGTCAAAGGATACCACTCAAAGACAATACATTTTATGAATGTGGCTTTTGACAGTACTGGAGATGCTCTACTTGCTGGAGACCACCAAGGGAATATATATGTTTTTGACTTGAATGGCAACAG gttCAACCTTGTTCAGCGAACAATGCAAGCTTCCACTGCCTTGGCATTTAATCTTCGCAGAAAGACAGAATTCCTGGTGGCTCTGGCAGATTATTCCATTAAGTGCTTTGATACAG AAACCAAGGAGCTAGTTAGCTGGATGAGGGGACACGATTCTTCAGTGTCTTCCATCTCTGTCCATGGCTCAGGCAGGTATGCAATCACTACATCCACTGATACAGCTCAGCTGTGGGACTTGGACACgttccaaagaaaaagaaagctgaatgtTCATCAGTCTGTGGGCATACAGAAG gttttctttctgccacTGAGTAACACCATCCTCAGCTGTTTCAAAGATAATTCTGTTTTTGCCTGGGAATTTGATACTCTTCACTGTAAATACCGCCTGCCAACTCCTGTAGAAGGCTCCGTATTACTGTATAAGGTCTTTGCAGTTACCAG AGATGGCCGGATTTTTGTAGCTGGTGGAAAATCAAATCATCTTCACTTATGGTGTTTAGAATCAAAGCAATTGATACGAATCATCCAGATGCCTGCAAAAGTACGAGCTGTCCGCCACCTGGAATTCCTCCCAGACAGTTTTGATGGGGGCTCTAACCAG GTCCTTGGAGTGTTAAGTCAAGATAATATTATGAGATTTATCAATATAGAAACATGCAAGCTTATTTTTGAGACCGGGAGTGATGAAGAGGGAATTAGTACAGCAGCAATTAGCCCCAATGGGCGGTATATTGCAGCAGTGATGGAAAATGGTAGCCTTAATTTATACAGTGTCCAAGCTTTGACTGAAGAAGGAAATAAG CCTGCACCACCCATCTTCAAAGTAATAGAAGATGGGTCCAGGTGCACATCAGAGGCAAATAAACTGACAATGAGAGTGACCTCAGGAAGGTCAGAGCGGCCTGGGAAATCTAAGAGTAGCAAAATTCAAACCAAATTGATGAAACTGCAAGTGAACACAccactggaaaataaagag AACGAATTGCCTGGTGGATTAAACAAGAAACGTCTGCAGGCCTTACTGAAAGGATTTGGAGAATATCCAGCAAAATACAG GATGTTTGTGTGGCGTTCCTTATTACAACTTCCTGAAAACCATTTGGCTTTCAGTAGCCTAATAGATAAGGGTATCCACAGTGCATTTGTGAATATTCAAAATGAGTATCCCATCAAAAGCAGGAAACTGCTGAGAGTCTTACAGAg GACCTTATCAGCTCTAGCTCACTGGTCTGATATCTTTGCCGAGACGCCTTATATTCCTTTGCTAGCATTTCCATTTGTAAAATTATTCCAGAACAACCAACTGGTTTGCTTTGAAGTTGTTGCAACAGTAGTAG ttaattTTTGTCAGCACTGGTTTGAGTACTTTCCCAATCCTCCAGTTACTGTCCTTAGTATGatggaaaatgttttggcaCATCATGACAAAGAACTACTTCatcatttattaaaatacagtgtGACTTCACAG GTATATGCGTGGCCTCTTTTAGAAACACTGTTCTCTGAAGTTCTAACAAGAGAAGAATGGCTGAAAGTCTTTGACAATATCTTCTCCAACCATCCTTCCTACTTTCTAATGATTGTTGTTGCCTATATAATTCGTTCCAGAGTTCCATTGCTTCACTGTAATCAAAGAGCAGATTTTGAG tatttctttcACCATCGTAACAACCTGGACATCAATGCTGTGATTAAGGAAGCTTACCATCTCATGGAGACTACACCACTGGATATCCATCCACAGCAGATGCTTGATGACTTCATACCACTGACAAAAGGACAGTACCCTGTATTTAATAAATATCCCAAGTTCATTCCGGATTATCAAACTCAAGAAGTGGAAAGGATCAGACAGGATGAAATTGAATACTTACGAGAGAG ACATTTAGCACATGAATTAGAAGCTAAAGCAGAAGATGAAACTTGGTATCGAAAGCAGGAATTACTTAGAGAAGCTGAAGAACAGAGGCGAAAAATGctgctggaagaagaaaagctggcAGAACAGAGGAAGAG ACTAGCTGCTGTGAAAAGAGAACTTAGAGTAAAGGAATTACAATTTCTGGATGCTTCAAGAAGGCATTTTCTGAAACACCACCAAGATCAGCATCAATCGGAACTGAGACATCGGGATGATGAAATTGCAAGAAAG GTGTCCATGAGAGAGCAggaaacagctgctgctgttcaagATGTAGAAGTACGACGGATGGAACTTGAATCACAAAGACAGCTTTTTGAACAG GATCGAATCAAAGATCAAGAGGCAGTtacaaaggaaatgaaagaagagGTGGATGCCTGCCAAAGAAAGATGGATCTGGAAGATCATCATATTCAGAGACTGATGGGAAAAGatagagaaggaaaacagaaatctcaGAGA GTGGCTGAAGAAAATTTAGCCAAGGTGCAGCAGAAACACACTGGCACTGGCTGGAGGCTGCAAGCATTGCAGAAACTCAGGCACAGTTATGGGGACTGTGAGAAGCATTATGAAGAGATAGCCAAGCTCCTGCATGACAACAGGGTGAAAGAAGCTGAACTGCTGAAGGCCAtgagggaagcagaagaaaaaaag TGGGAAGAAATTATACGGACAAAAGATCAACTGGAAGATGAGCAgaaggctgctgctgctacagaTGAGCACAGGAAGCAGTTTTTAGAAGACAGAGTGAATGATGCATTAGAATTGTCTGAAAAGCTGCAAAGAGAAGATGACTATTTTG AGAGACTGCATGGCTTAAAGGCTGGAGGTACAGAGAGAGGAGTAGAACTTCATCAGGTGCCAAGGTCTGGAAACATCTATCTGAATGATTTTTTTGCATCAGAATCATCATCACACA ACAGAAAACGAGAAGAGCTGGCATGCCAAGAGCGGGAACTGATGGCAGAAGTCAGGCAGCTCAGACAGAAACTCATCTCACAGGCTCGAGCAAGACGTCCTCCAACCTGTTTCCAAGCTACAAAGTGGACACCTTGA
- the TBC1D31 gene encoding TBC1 domain family member 31 isoform X2: MERCDLSGRQQGAIWHRRPGLGARRGVIVNIIHSVKGYHSKTIHFMNVAFDSTGDALLAGDHQGNIYVFDLNGNRFNLVQRTMQASTALAFNLRRKTEFLVALADYSIKCFDTETKELVSWMRGHDSSVSSISVHGSGRYAITTSTDTAQLWDLDTFQRKRKLNVHQSVGIQKVFFLPLSNTILSCFKDNSVFAWEFDTLHCKYRLPTPVEGSVLLYKVFAVTRDGRIFVAGGKSNHLHLWCLESKQLIRIIQMPAKVRAVRHLEFLPDSFDGGSNQVLGVLSQDNIMRFINIETCKLIFETGSDEEGISTAAISPNGRYIAAVMENGSLNLYSVQALTEEGNKPAPPIFKVIEDGSRCTSEANKLTMRVTSGRSERPGKSKSSKIQTKLMKLQVNTPLENKENELPGGLNKKRLQALLKGFGEYPAKYRMFVWRSLLQLPENHLAFSSLIDKGIHSAFVNIQNEYPIKSRKLLRVLQRTLSALAHWSDIFAETPYIPLLAFPFVKLFQNNQLVCFEVVATVVVNFCQHWFEYFPNPPVTVLSMMENVLAHHDKELLHHLLKYSVTSQVYAWPLLETLFSEVLTREEWLKVFDNIFSNHPSYFLMIVVAYIIRSRVPLLHCNQRADFEYFFHHRNNLDINAVIKEAYHLMETTPLDIHPQQMLDDFIPLTKGQYPVFNKYPKFIPDYQTQEVERIRQDEIEYLRERHLAHELEAKAEDETWYRKQELLREAEEQRRKMLLEEEKLAEQRKRLAAVKRELRVKELQFLDASRRHFLKHHQDQHQSELRHRDDEIARKVSMREQETAAAVQDVEVRRMELESQRQLFEQDRIKDQEAVTKEMKEEVDACQRKMDLEDHHIQRLMGKDREGKQKSQRVAEENLAKVQQKHTGTGWRLQALQKLRHSYGDCEKHYEEIAKLLHDNRVKEAELLKAMREAEEKKWEEIIRTKDQLEDEQKAAAATDEHRKQFLEDRVNDALELSEKLQREDDYFERLHGLKAGGTERGVELHQVPRSGNIYLNDFFASESSSHMSLDRKREELACQERELMAEVRQLRQKLISQARARRPPTCFQATKWTP, translated from the exons ATGGAGCGCTGCGACCTGAGCGGCCGCCAGCAAGGAGCCATCTGGCACCGCAGGCCCGGACTGGGGGCGCGGCGGGG AGTTATAGTAAACATAATTCATAGCGTCAAAGGATACCACTCAAAGACAATACATTTTATGAATGTGGCTTTTGACAGTACTGGAGATGCTCTACTTGCTGGAGACCACCAAGGGAATATATATGTTTTTGACTTGAATGGCAACAG gttCAACCTTGTTCAGCGAACAATGCAAGCTTCCACTGCCTTGGCATTTAATCTTCGCAGAAAGACAGAATTCCTGGTGGCTCTGGCAGATTATTCCATTAAGTGCTTTGATACAG AAACCAAGGAGCTAGTTAGCTGGATGAGGGGACACGATTCTTCAGTGTCTTCCATCTCTGTCCATGGCTCAGGCAGGTATGCAATCACTACATCCACTGATACAGCTCAGCTGTGGGACTTGGACACgttccaaagaaaaagaaagctgaatgtTCATCAGTCTGTGGGCATACAGAAG gttttctttctgccacTGAGTAACACCATCCTCAGCTGTTTCAAAGATAATTCTGTTTTTGCCTGGGAATTTGATACTCTTCACTGTAAATACCGCCTGCCAACTCCTGTAGAAGGCTCCGTATTACTGTATAAGGTCTTTGCAGTTACCAG AGATGGCCGGATTTTTGTAGCTGGTGGAAAATCAAATCATCTTCACTTATGGTGTTTAGAATCAAAGCAATTGATACGAATCATCCAGATGCCTGCAAAAGTACGAGCTGTCCGCCACCTGGAATTCCTCCCAGACAGTTTTGATGGGGGCTCTAACCAG GTCCTTGGAGTGTTAAGTCAAGATAATATTATGAGATTTATCAATATAGAAACATGCAAGCTTATTTTTGAGACCGGGAGTGATGAAGAGGGAATTAGTACAGCAGCAATTAGCCCCAATGGGCGGTATATTGCAGCAGTGATGGAAAATGGTAGCCTTAATTTATACAGTGTCCAAGCTTTGACTGAAGAAGGAAATAAG CCTGCACCACCCATCTTCAAAGTAATAGAAGATGGGTCCAGGTGCACATCAGAGGCAAATAAACTGACAATGAGAGTGACCTCAGGAAGGTCAGAGCGGCCTGGGAAATCTAAGAGTAGCAAAATTCAAACCAAATTGATGAAACTGCAAGTGAACACAccactggaaaataaagag AACGAATTGCCTGGTGGATTAAACAAGAAACGTCTGCAGGCCTTACTGAAAGGATTTGGAGAATATCCAGCAAAATACAG GATGTTTGTGTGGCGTTCCTTATTACAACTTCCTGAAAACCATTTGGCTTTCAGTAGCCTAATAGATAAGGGTATCCACAGTGCATTTGTGAATATTCAAAATGAGTATCCCATCAAAAGCAGGAAACTGCTGAGAGTCTTACAGAg GACCTTATCAGCTCTAGCTCACTGGTCTGATATCTTTGCCGAGACGCCTTATATTCCTTTGCTAGCATTTCCATTTGTAAAATTATTCCAGAACAACCAACTGGTTTGCTTTGAAGTTGTTGCAACAGTAGTAG ttaattTTTGTCAGCACTGGTTTGAGTACTTTCCCAATCCTCCAGTTACTGTCCTTAGTATGatggaaaatgttttggcaCATCATGACAAAGAACTACTTCatcatttattaaaatacagtgtGACTTCACAG GTATATGCGTGGCCTCTTTTAGAAACACTGTTCTCTGAAGTTCTAACAAGAGAAGAATGGCTGAAAGTCTTTGACAATATCTTCTCCAACCATCCTTCCTACTTTCTAATGATTGTTGTTGCCTATATAATTCGTTCCAGAGTTCCATTGCTTCACTGTAATCAAAGAGCAGATTTTGAG tatttctttcACCATCGTAACAACCTGGACATCAATGCTGTGATTAAGGAAGCTTACCATCTCATGGAGACTACACCACTGGATATCCATCCACAGCAGATGCTTGATGACTTCATACCACTGACAAAAGGACAGTACCCTGTATTTAATAAATATCCCAAGTTCATTCCGGATTATCAAACTCAAGAAGTGGAAAGGATCAGACAGGATGAAATTGAATACTTACGAGAGAG ACATTTAGCACATGAATTAGAAGCTAAAGCAGAAGATGAAACTTGGTATCGAAAGCAGGAATTACTTAGAGAAGCTGAAGAACAGAGGCGAAAAATGctgctggaagaagaaaagctggcAGAACAGAGGAAGAG ACTAGCTGCTGTGAAAAGAGAACTTAGAGTAAAGGAATTACAATTTCTGGATGCTTCAAGAAGGCATTTTCTGAAACACCACCAAGATCAGCATCAATCGGAACTGAGACATCGGGATGATGAAATTGCAAGAAAG GTGTCCATGAGAGAGCAggaaacagctgctgctgttcaagATGTAGAAGTACGACGGATGGAACTTGAATCACAAAGACAGCTTTTTGAACAG GATCGAATCAAAGATCAAGAGGCAGTtacaaaggaaatgaaagaagagGTGGATGCCTGCCAAAGAAAGATGGATCTGGAAGATCATCATATTCAGAGACTGATGGGAAAAGatagagaaggaaaacagaaatctcaGAGA GTGGCTGAAGAAAATTTAGCCAAGGTGCAGCAGAAACACACTGGCACTGGCTGGAGGCTGCAAGCATTGCAGAAACTCAGGCACAGTTATGGGGACTGTGAGAAGCATTATGAAGAGATAGCCAAGCTCCTGCATGACAACAGGGTGAAAGAAGCTGAACTGCTGAAGGCCAtgagggaagcagaagaaaaaaag TGGGAAGAAATTATACGGACAAAAGATCAACTGGAAGATGAGCAgaaggctgctgctgctacagaTGAGCACAGGAAGCAGTTTTTAGAAGACAGAGTGAATGATGCATTAGAATTGTCTGAAAAGCTGCAAAGAGAAGATGACTATTTTG AGAGACTGCATGGCTTAAAGGCTGGAGGTACAGAGAGAGGAGTAGAACTTCATCAGGTGCCAAGGTCTGGAAACATCTATCTGAATGATTTTTTTGCATCAGAATCATCATCACACA TGTCTTTAGACAGAAAACGAGAAGAGCTGGCATGCCAAGAGCGGGAACTGATGGCAGAAGTCAGGCAGCTCAGACAGAAACTCATCTCACAGGCTCGAGCAAGACGTCCTCCAACCTGTTTCCAAGCTACAAAGTGGACACCTTGA